The Engystomops pustulosus chromosome 2, aEngPut4.maternal, whole genome shotgun sequence genomic interval AATACACTACAGGAAATATTAGACCTGGTGTCAGGAAActttggctcgggagccagatgggggtcttttgatggctgcatcttgATTGAAAACAAATTTTTTATAAATAGCGTTTGTTGCTGCGTGCGTCTTAGGCACAAAACGCTGATCACGGGATGCAGGCTATGAAGTTTGTGCAACCTAGGCACTGTTGCAACAGTATGTGGTTCTAAGAGATGCTagtgtccactcctctctatgacccagcaGCTGTCGCCTAAGCAATAGCGGCGGGACCGGGGTCATAGAAAAAAGCATGGGAGTGACAAGGAGCCAGCTGCTTGGAGTGCAGGTAGGCGAGTACTCATTTTTGTTttcttgctgtgactacctatctactgggggggtcatgtgcggtggctacctatctactggtggcatgtgctcagggctacctatctactgggagcatgtgctggggctacccatctactgggggcatgtgcatattgtatggttctcacggaattacattttaaaatatgtggtattCATGGGTCTCTCAGGTTCCCAACCCCTGAATTAGATTTCACACACAAAATACATGGATATGGATAATAACAAGatttctatatatagttatatgtgaGACTTACACAGTGCAGCCAGGCACAAATCTATCAAAAGATTTGTCTCATTGTAGACATTTCATTCCAAACTCATGTGATTATAGACATTCAGGAAAATATTATTACACATAATAACTATGTAAAAATCTGTTTATAGAAATAAAAACAGGTCACAAGTTGCCTTAATAACACTGGCACCTTTTATAAGTAATAAGCCAGTTTGGTCCAAATCAATCTTCAAAGTTGGTAGTGTTAAAAGTACAGTATGTACTTGTACATGAACAATGTAGACTTTGCAGGTCTTAATTATAAAGAATACTTTTGGGCTTAAAATGTTAATTTTGAGGGTACAAATATTCTAATTAAGATAACAATCACCAGATACTTCTCAAAATGTTACTTTTCAAATATAGTTAACTTCTGCAAACGAACATATTTTTTGCTCATGTGCTAGCAGTTAGGCTAGGACACGGTCCCATGTATTTAATAAAACCAAAGAAAAACATACATGGCGTATGGATGTATCAGATCCTAGCAGCTATTAGTAAAGCACCTTATCTAAAAAGTTTACAATTAAATTCAGCATCAGAGAACAATATTTATTGATGAGAGTTATGAGACAGATACTTAGTAAATGAAACAgtcaaaaaatgtatgtatttgaATGTAGATATAAAGAGGGGTTCTTAGTCTCACAGTTTAGGCATAttctaaggctgtgttcacatgatgcGCTTGAATCGCATTTCAAAACAATCCAAGCACATAGGGGAGGAGTTGGCCCCTAACCAAGATGTGTTTAATTGCCAAATTATTGCATTCAGGAACTAGCAGacatttgtttttccattaaacAAGGCAAAACACATGCTGCATTATTAATAAAACACAGAATTAATGTAAGTGCACAGAAATAAACTTACCTATATTTAAAGTTTGCACAGTACAAGGCTATATTACACTTAGAGGAGCTGTCATGGCTAACCAtaaggtttagtgtcccaaatcggccTTTATCAAGTCCCTCCGTGGCTGCTAgtaaaataaaaacgttatacTTACCTTGGTGTGGTGCTGCCCGCGCCCGCGCATTCAAGCAGTGAAGCTAATGAACTACATTACGCCTTCACTGTGCATGTGCCATAGTTACATCGCTGCgcaatgaagccagggtgtagCGCAGTTGAACAACTGCGACGGCGACGAGTGCACAAGAGACGGGTCCTACATAAGGACctatgggtggtttagtgtcccaagttgccatgacaggtcctcttttaagtGAATCGGTCACCAgagggctgttttttttttttactagtgacaggttccattagagCATGTACAGTAGATAGCAATCATGCAATCTCTGCATTACTTGGTTATAGAAATATGCGATAgttaactttacctggctccctgccagaacccACAGCCAAATACCGGGGATGGTTGCATGTCAATTTGTAACATGCGCCTGCGCTTTTGCAGAATTGATATAGTTCGCTTATCAACACTCACCCTCAACTCCCTCATGAGGTCTGTTCCATGCTCAAGCAAACCTCACCCTTGAGCTTTGAGCAGTCATGACTTGGAGGATATGCGATGGGCTTGGTGTGAATATTGATGAGGGTATTAATTATGCAAACAAGCAGGCACGCGTAATGATTTgaaaagcaccccccccccataatcttGCATAAATGATGTGCCATAAGACAAGCAACACTTACTGCAGTCACTCAAAATTACTGCATGTGAAATTGTAAGTTTTATCAAATCTGTATTCTGAGGAGATATTGTCTTGCTGTATGTAATATTTattaaatgttatttaaaaagCTTGTTCTATTTATTAAATCTTTATATAAAGTGGTAGCAATATGCCCTTTGGGAGATCTCTACATGTATTACTCATGTTATAGAATTTATGATACATAGAAGTTTACTTTGTTTTCGTGTATACTGAAGAACTGTACTCACACACTGAAATGGTGTAGAAAAAGAGCCCATTATATGAATATTTCCTTTCTACCAGATGAAAGTTGTGCCACCTAGTGGAAGTACCATTTATTttctagtataagccaagtttttcatcactatttttgtgctgaaaaaaacccaTTCTGCTTTACACCATtatatagaaatttttttttttaaatttgcttttGTTGAGAGGGATCCATTTGCTCTATGTACACACACAATGATGCGGCGGTGTAAccgcctgatgacatcatagtgtatgtgtggggcagagtGTGTGAAATggtgtggccaatgcatttcccacctgaCACTTAAACTCAAGTCAATACATTTTCACAGAGGTAAAATTTGTGAACTCCTTATATTCAGGTATatctatactcaagtatatagggtgacattttattaattgctgACCCTTTAAAAGTCCTTGCACCATAACTGTGGACATCAACTGAACAAAGAAACTTTTCAAAGTTTTTGCCCCCATTGGTTACAGAGTAGTTGCCGACTAGCTGAAAAGTATTTAGCATAGTTTTTGTGGTGTGCGGTCTTTCTTTGGTGCCTTGTGCACATAACTGTGCATGAAGGGTTAACCCAAACATTAAGGCCTCTTGCCCACCAGCGAGTTTTATGTGTCACATCACGCTCGCCTCTGGAGCTTGCTGGAACGTCCAGCCCAATGCTcacaaacaggaaatgaccatttCCGAGCATCGGGCCGAACGTTTCAGTAAACTCACGATGAGAGTTTAACGCATCAAAGTCGCTCGTGGGCTAGAGGACTCAAACATTAAATGAGAAATTACAAAGACAGACCCTgtacaaaaatctttattttacaAATGATAATAACACCACAACTAGGATTCGATTGATTTCATATCAGCTGGTTGCAGCTTTTTGCGAATAATCAGTTGGCCACGGCTGTTCAGATAAGTGTCTGACAAGTCCTCCTCTGTTGGAACCCCATAAGGTAGCTTCAGTGGCTGGACTCTAAAGAACATAAAAAACAATTTaaacagaggggaaaaaaaatatggTACACACCACTCTTCACGACAGTGCTTCTTTACCTTACAATTATTCTGAAATAAGCAACTTTGATATTGTTTTGTTATGAAGATCCTGACAATCCCCAAAATTGCTCGGATGGAACCCTGTAGATGGTGTAGTTACTAATCTCAAAAGACTAGAGAGTATAAATGGTCTCATAAAGAGACTATGAAGTTACAATCCCCAAATACAGTATTTGCAAATAGGTTCTAGGTTCTTTTACACATGGTTAGGTACAATCCTTTTGTGTTGCATTATTAAGAGATCCCTTTATAGAGCTGtggaaaaactttttttgtctAGAATTAATAACGTTTTTTTACATAGCAAGTTATTATAGTCGATGCAATAAAATCCAAAATACTTCCCTACACTGAAATCCAAGTGTCATTGTCACAGCTTCACAATGTGAGGACACTGAATCTTACATAATTACTAAAAATAATCTAACATGCAGAAAATAGTTAATGAGTCACATTTCTTTCAGTCTGTTATTTAGGATTTTGAAAGTCTCCAAGCAAAGCTATAATCCAATATGCATACTAGATTCTTCCTATATTCTTCAGTTTATCAGAAAGTCAGATACTTTGGCTTCTCAGAAAGGGCTTTTGCTACAGCCATGGGGTATCCATAAGATTGTTCATAACTCACCATACCAGCGCTCATATTTATGCAATATGCCCATTTACATGAATACTGTATCAGTGAGAAGCCACAGCTTACACTATAGCAGCCCTGATGTATCAACTTTCCTATATAAGTAGTTTGAATGAGCTGGAGCCTGGACATGGAGAAGGGATCTGGAGCATGTTGTGGATTTTAACTTTGCTTGGAGAGCTTGAACATCCAGAATTGCCAAAAGGACACAGAATACCTCACATTCTGTTTCAGTGTTCAAATGCTTCATTGACCACAAACAGTGATGTCTAGAAGTTTAAAACTGAACCCACCCATGCTGGTGGTAACAGCTAACATTTGCCACAGAAGGTACAACTCCTGAGTCTGCTCTATTCCCTCACTGTGCTTGGCAAGAATTATATCAGCCCATAAATATGTAGATGCCAAAGGGGTACATTTGTCTAGATTATGGGTAGGAGAACAATTCAATATAATAATAGATAGTTTAtagtgttaataataataatcaatttatatagtgcacacaggttCTGCAACACTGCACAgagcccccatggggctcacaatctaatgaacccAACAGCATGTtttcggagtgtgggaggaaacccacacaagcacagagagaacatacaaattctttacagaagttgacctagatgggacttgaacccaagaccccagcactgcaagattgtagtgctaaccactgagccaccatacaTCTTTCCAGTTAAGATTTGGTGAAAAATATTAGAagcatgtagtaaaaaaaaaaaaaacacacaacacacatTTAAAAGCAACCAGAACCTTTTCATATTATAGGTCCAATAAAAAGTATCATAATTCTAACACTGTACAAACCTGACTAAGTGCTTGACGACTTTGAGATAATTGTTGACGGATGGGATGTTCTTATGCACAACTGGTTTTTGAGCCtaaaatgcaaaacaaaaaaaaaaaaaaaaaaaaacacattagatGCAACAGCAACCTGTGCAAATACACTAATGGTTTGTTAACCGTCCCACAACATTACTCTGTGCTTCCGCTAAAACTCTCCTATACCATCCACATTTCCAAATCAGTGTCTCTTAGGACCTCATCCCTTTTTCCCATCTATATAATTTGTTTGAGAAATCTTACAAAATTCCATAGCTTTCAAAACTTCATTTACagcttgctaaaaaaaaaaaaaaaaaacaaaaaaaaaacaacgagTGACTGGTTCGTGACTGAGCTGGTTGGTGGCTGATTGTTCCACTGGGAaggagggattccttgcatcacatAATGTTAGTATGCTTGGTGTCTCATCTCTCCTGCATAGCATTCGGTCCGTGAAATGCAGCGACCATGCAGTTCAGGATTCAAAGAACAAGCGTGGTCATGTGTTTTAGTCCTTTACCTCTCTGTTAGGCCATAACACCTTATAAATGGCTTCCCATAGAgcattacaatatatttgtgtgttttgCTTCAAGGACGcaaccccatttttcaaatctgacacgtGTTTACATGTTTATAAATTTGGAGCACTTCAACTTATCTAGGcgatagagatttttttttttttgacatagCCCTGGCATCTAGAAATGCAAATCTGGTGTCAAATTAAACAGCAGAAtctcctttaatatgatatatggattatgTATGTAACAGaattacatgcaccctctgcatctgtaggtGAACCTGGGGAAGGGTGATTGAATAATGCTCTACATATTTATAACAGTTTGTTTTTTGTAAGAAGTAGTAAATTTTACCACTTTactaatgtgaaaaaataagctttttatccagttagtcaattattggcaaattttaattATTGCCAATTGTATCAAGATAAAGTCTcacaaattaaaatttgttattaTATGtagagcttttccagagatatcatcatttaaagagGGGCATAGCAGAACTTCAAAAATTGACCATGTCTTTCTGGCATTAATGACCATTggccctgaaggggttaaagttatcaattttcaaagtttgacaTTTTCGGCTTTTcagataaaacattttatttcacAAACTAGTTTATATCCAACATTCACCATAGGTCTAATTTAGGTTTGCATCCTTTGTCAGTGTTCTTTTACTTTTTTAGGATGTAAAAGAGACTTAAAATAGAActgcaattttccaaaataagagAAAACTTCCAAAACAAAGTTTTTTGGGACCAATACATATCTAAAGTGTTTTTAAGGCATATATAAATAAGAAACGCCCATAACTCACCCCATTTTTCAAACTGTACCTTGCAAactactcttaaaggggttatgtcacGAAACAATTGACTTCAAAAAGCTgtcagaggttaaaatatttcaaaaatctatttgtaatggttacctggaattaaaaatacctttctatttgttattatgatgcgtgttcagcctctattctgctccacacagaagcagatgtgggaggggccaggcacatgcacagcactgacagcagcagttattgcacaactcagagCTACAGaacgctcagccttcagagtctccttccacctgctgtgctcaaatagtccctgcatttacagatccaatagaagtccaaatGTGAAATGTGTCCTatgccaaaaaaagttggtgcagtctgtcaaagcagtgcagggggcaccaaattcatgaacaacgtgcgccagaaatcctgaatctggtgccccctgcacactacacaggacactgcacatagtacacatgtactatgtattctcacagcatcatggtcggtcaggctgatatgcatggatgcatagataaataggtgacagcttctcacatgttgctgatctttagctacttccctgctagtcagggacaggggcccctttgcaggacagcagggtagcatggagggacagtgaatggtgtagagtacaggagatgcatcaggagaggtcagagctcagcctgttacttgtgttatctctgcagcctcctgtgtgacctgactaatggtggagggaggaaagggatgatacattgctatgatccatgttgggggaggactcctctgtgcagcagatgtcatgtctggctgcagttaccttgtatctgctgctgtaggctcctgtgtgacctgactaatggtggagggaggaagggctgccatattgctatgatccatgttaggggaggactcctctgtgcagcagatagtcatgtatgtctgcagttaccttgtatctgctgctggaagcaactgtggagcagtggaaatcacctcattcactggtgtagacagCTGGGCTCTTTGCCCcctgtctcacttcctattggctgcagtgtgtcaggtgatctctcagtgtaggaggagctgtgagcccgtggagtgatctgtagtgcagagcagctggtggaatgtttgtgcgaagactcggccagatcagctgttgctcaggacgggacacagctaccactagagggcgccagcaacaaggacaaaaggagttatctcagtaagcctgcagaatttgtaataagtgtaaatggtgaaagtacttgtcacaatgcactggacccaattacagccatgtgctatggtgacacaacccctttaacaggttTCATGAGGTCTGtttctcctttaaaggggttgtcggagAGTTATGAAAATAAACTAAAAGGTGTCCCCTAAACTTTGCTATATGATTTCTCATGAGAAAGAAAATAGCCCACATGTCAACTGGTTTATAGGCGCATGGCAGGGCacaaaacagaagcaaaaaaCATTCAGGTGCTATGTTACTTTTGTGGAGCCCCTGAGGTATCcgaacagtagaaacccctgacgAATTGACCCATTTTGGAAACAACGCCCCTCAAGGAAAATATTAAGGGGTATAGTCGATGGTGTGACCATACAGGAATTTCATAGAATTTATAAACATAGAACTGtggaaatgaaaatgtaaaatatttaagaGCGGTTAAAGGTAGAAAAGCACCCGAAATTatgtcacacaatttcttctgaataatatgtcaataccccatatgtggtcaTAAAATCACTCTCTCTATCTGTAGGGGCATATGGCATGAGTTTGAAAGAGAACAatgcttttggggggggggcagatcttTATGAAATTATTTTCATGCGCAATGCCATATTTGAATAGCTGgaatactgtaacagtgataaccCTCCAAAAGCATAAAGAAATATATCAAGGGATATGGTGGACGTTTTGACCCTACAGGTGTTTCACAGTAATTAGTAACATAGGACCATGGAAATGATAAAGTACTATTTGTTcaagaaaatgtaattttagccACCAGTATGTCACACAATTTTTTCTGATTATGGCAATACTCCATATGTGGTCTTAAATAGCTGTAGGGGCATATGACAGGGATTGGAAAGAGAACATTGTCTTTATGAAATCATATTCATGTGCCATGTCCTATTTGACAAGCTTCTGGAGTACTGCGACAGTGATAAACCACCAAAAGTGACCCCattctggaaactacacccctgaagaaATATATCATGCGGTATAGTGGACGGTTTGACCCTTCTGTTTAAGTTCCACAGTATTCACTATCATAGGAAATGTGGAAATGAAAAATTACAATTTGTTCAAGAAAATAGGTAAAGGATTGGGGTACTCAACGGATATCATTCCATCCAATAGGGGTCCAAAAACATGTGCTCACGGATAGTTGAAGTATCagcaacaaacaaaaacaaattacaaagtgtccagagcaccagtttaaggtacacccaattatagttgcaaaAAAAATACACAGAATATGTTTTTCTATAAACTacagttttattaaaatattaatgtaCTAGAGGTCCAACATCCCACCCTACTAATCACATATGCATAtatcaaaataataaatatatcaaaCTAATACACCTAATAGTACACCTAAGAAAATCACTAGCAACAAATGTGAgtaaagctatatacactggttgGTAAAGGAGGTCCCTGAAACAATTGTGGGATTGTGCAGTGTTTACACTGTTCAAGTAACAAATACCTCAATGTTTCTCAGAAAAGTCTTAATCCTGAAATGAATATAAAATTTAAAAGTCAAAAATGTATCAAAGTCaaaatcttcttttcttttttgctttctTATACGTACTGTCTCAATTTAGACGCAATAGTTGGATTGAGCGCAATACACATTTGCCATCACTTTAGTTGGATAAGACGTAGTGCACATTTATCATCACTTTGTTGTCTTAGTTGGATGAAGCATTGCACACACACACTTTAACAGTCTTATCTGGCTTGCAAATGGTTAAGGAAGCAAGATTGTGATATCCAGTGGTGCTCACTGAGTGTCCGCGAGAGatgcagggtcatataatacTCACACACTGTTCAGCCTCCACTCTACTTGCAAGCGTGTGTCTTCTTCTACTTCGTTTAtttgcaactataattgggtgtaccTTAAACTGGTTCCCCTGACACTATGGAATTTGTTCAAGAAAAGGTTACTTTGGCTCCTGAAATTCCATGTTTTACAAGGGGTACAATAGCACCCCAAATTATGTTACACAATTTCTACAGAGTATAGCAATACTTGTGGTTGTAAACTGCTTTTTTTAGTTTGGCAGCAAGGCTCAGAATGGAGGGAATGCCATTTCTGAAGTTTAGAGGTCATATTTTTTAGTACAGTGAAAGCCTCCAACATGTGAACACTTTTTGAAGGTGACAAAAATTAGATTTTAGTTACATATGTATGATTTTGTGAAAGTTAAATttagtttttcatttttccacaaatgttttatttataaGAGACATTTTCAGACATAGGCCCAAGCATAAAAGTGAAAAGATATTTTGTAACATTTATCAGGCTGCATCTGAGGCCTCATATTtacttggtaatttttttttcacaggcaTAGGCCTATAAATGTgcatataataaaattattagGTATTTATCTAGGGGTATAATAATGATAGAGTTTTTAGTCTTGTTACGGGGCTGTGTGGTAGATTGGGAATCAATCCTTTATACACAGCCCAGGTTTGGAAGGACATATCATTTTGGTATATACTATCCTTGTTGATACCATTCTTTGTGCACACAAGCCATTTTAGAGGGCGGGGCGGGTGTTGTCGATGACGCCACAGACAGAACTTCTGCCCTGGCACTATTCGGGGAATATTTATTGAAGAGGTAGAGCTGATGAGAAGAGAGGTTGCGACATTCTCCTTGTACTCCAAATATGGTGGCCGGCCTGTCTGATAAGGACATTGCGCTGACAGGGGTACAGCTGGCATCATTGATTGTTGTCAGCATCATCAActctttttttgtcttaaatTTCAAGCACAACACCCCCTCATTTTGCAGTGCTCTGCTTTCGTCAGCTCTCAGAGGTTGACTCAAGTTTTGAGAAgtggtttatgatttttttttttgtccaacaggccattgtattttttttctccataagGCATTTGAATAGCGGTACTTTAATAAGGGCTttagtatatgtgtatgtgtggtaCCCCTCATTAAGCAGTTGGAATATGAGGTCCCACACAAATTTTTCCACTTGTGCTGATGTGTGGTGGacattctgggggctgtattgtcCTGTCTTTTCCCTAATAGACACAAAGTGAATATGCGTACCCTGTCTCTGCCTCACACAACTTGTATAattttattctgtacctggtTTGCTTATCAAGCAGATACTgaaagaatttaaagggaacttaccaccacggatctacctataaaggttggtcgggtggtaggtgcatctataggtcgcgaggatagcccttttaagggctaattctcACGTTCCCGCCATATTTtactaacttttaattccctaatatgtaaattttgtaaaaaggCTACTGCGGCTTCGGAACAGTGACCGCGCAGCAGCTGGCCTGCTGTTCTGGGCATGCACAGACTACAGGTTTCGCGGACAAGGCGCTCAGCTACGAGCCGAAAGACATCTGGTTGGAGGGTCgaggagactactggggcgtaAAGTAGCCTCCGCAccggctactacacgccccattagactctttacaaaatttacatattaggaaaATTAAAGGTTAGTAAaatattgcggggacgtgaggattagtccttaaaagggcaTTATACGGCACCACCTAACATTTGCAGGTCTGTCTGTGGCTTGAAATACATGGATGCTTTCTTCCAAAAGCAGCTTAATTTATTTCCATACAGTTGCAATTCGGGCACAAACCATGATCATGTGTGCCACATGTAGTCATAGTTTTAAAACCCTTGTCTACTCCCTTGAGAAATTTGTATTAATATTTTCCCAACACATGAATGGTTTACCTTTTGGAGTCCTAGTTTTTCAATAATTTCCTTCTCCCAGTATGGTCTTCCAATAAAAGATCTTATTCTAGTGACGAGATGTAATTTATGTGGTTGCTGTGGATCTCCCCCATACTTTTCATGATCTTCTGGCTTTGGTTCAAACGCCTGTATGTAAAATAAGCAAGATGTGGACGGTTATTAATTTTCCAATCATTGACAAATAGTTTTTCGAGTCCATCGTGtttcaaaaattattttatatttcgaGAGAATGCATAGTGACCCAAAATGTGATCCTAAATGTGATCCTGGGGTGAATAGAACTCCCAAATAGAATTTGGTGCAGGTAATAAAATAGGTGAATAAGCAGCACAGTGAAGACAAGCCTCTAATCAAGTGCAGATTTCAGAACTTAACTCCTTCGTGACTGAGGGTCAATGATTCCAGAATGTCCAGGACAATTTTCGCAGTTTTGTGcctctttaaatgacaatatccttggaaaagctttttttttacttttgtttttttcatgacatgtgagactttaacttgataggatagtttaatcaattacatatttttttctttataaaattaccCAATAAATTACTAAAAATTACTCAGATTAAACAGAATAAAGTTTTACCAAAAGATGttctaaatatgtacagcatcattccatcaccctttccccaaGTTCTACAGATGGTGAGGATGCATGTACTCCTATAATTCTGCAAATTGTAAGCTCaatctttcctgcagcttcttctatattctgcctgcagatgacaggctggaggggggcacatttcaaaggcccatatctcctgaaccctggcacatagAAAAACAATTCTGGTGTTATATTAAACAGAATATTAAACTCCTCTTTAATATgaaattgtgtatggatgcttcacagaaccggagatatcgaCTCTTAAAGGTATAAATTGGAACTCTCAAAATAGAAAgctgtaccatatttttcagacttggggtgatgtcacacgttcagtttttcggatgcagtttttgatgcccaaaccaggaatggagtaatagtaggaggaggagcagtttcttccaattatttgtctcacccattatgatccacacctgcttttgtgtttaaaaactgcatctgaaaaactgaacgtgtgccatcaccctatggcacaccggaatataaggcgcaccatcaataaaagcctgctaaaacgtctaggttcatatataaggcgcaccagattataaggcgcacctgattaaaaggatgaatgaccagcaggtggcagacctgtgcacaattcaaggcagctgttgtctgcaagtaTGGTTTATATACAAGGCgctctggactataaggcgcacctttgatttctgagaaaataaaagtatttttgtgcgctttatagtccgaaaaatatggtatattaaAAAATGTCTAACTTTAAAAAGGGATTTccctggttctgtgaagcatccatacaatCCAGATATCTAAGGCGTAAGCTATATTTAAGGGGAGATTCTCCAGTttgatatgacaccagaattgtgtttctaggtgtcaaggTTCAGGAGATAAACGTTTGAAGTTGGCCAAACGTCCTTTCTGCAcgtatggcagtcatgaaggggttaaaaatcaggTCTAGAAGTCAGAGTAACTGCCAGAAACTATTATTTACATTCATAGTTTACCCGGTCCCTAATCAAAAACCCTGCAATGATGAGAAGAATAGacaaagtggagaattttggaagGGGAGAACATTATATAAAACAGCTAAATCTTACTTCTTGTGGTATCCGAGACTTTGTAAACCTATGGCGTATCCAGGCAGTCCACACCAGTGACAAGGAAGGGTGCTCTGTTAAATGCTAAACATCACAACGTTAGTTTAAAACGGtagaatgaattatataatataataatgt includes:
- the MRPL30 gene encoding large ribosomal subunit protein uL30m; amino-acid sequence: MVLAQFNALQRKTLGLKHLTEHPSLSLVWTAWIRHRFTKSRIPQEAFEPKPEDHEKYGGDPQQPHKLHLVTRIRSFIGRPYWEKEIIEKLGLQKAQKPVVHKNIPSVNNYLKVVKHLVRVQPLKLPYGVPTEEDLSDTYLNSRGQLIIRKKLQPADMKSIES